A genome region from Lytechinus pictus isolate F3 Inbred chromosome 14, Lp3.0, whole genome shotgun sequence includes the following:
- the LOC129275860 gene encoding uncharacterized protein LOC129275860, with product MNDPQELDLLAGYNSASNDVCQYDTHSYINKTNKIADLIFHMIILILGIPGNAVIIRAYTWKKRKTSTDILITGQAVVDLVASTTSPVCIFLLRVQEFNADLMCRMVALSLFLGEVYALASILLTLAISIDRYMAVCRPFRRRSTVRASGFMVAVCILVAIVTNIPFVTFSVVPDINSDGSITCILSAPNKVTLSFLVLYLGLFFLSFATISVMYGLVYHSLRKRAKIHVDLIYNGHGLPTVSQAVGIGSTSTGSETEPPGRDTDTIEEETVMKLANTRDYAHNAFDRNDHFRTSPVTLFPKVADEGHDEGESLSLNARNSNPLSSPPLGSSSQLPIPVAAPPKSIKNKNYSDHGRKTTRMLLIITAFFFVTWTPKLIIPNLPILLACRAPIVINIMLDIVLLNHIVNFFVYYLVNNSFRNDVKESFKFGRFAK from the coding sequence ATGAATGATCCTCAAGAATTGGACTTGCTTGCAGGCTATAATTCAGCATCAAATGATGTTTGCCAGTACGACACACACAGCTACATCAATAAAACTAACAAAATTGCTGATTTGATTTTCCATATGATTATATTAATTTTAGGAATTCCAGGCAACGCCGTCATCATTCGCGCTTATACCTGGAAGAAACGGAAGACGAGCACGGACATCCTCATCACTGGTCAAGCGGTAGTCGACTTGGTCGCCAGCACAACTTCACCTGTATGCATTTTTCTGCTGAGAGTTCAAGAGTTCAATGCCGATCTCATGTGTCGGATGGTAGCTCTCAGTTTGTTCTTGGGAGAAGTTTACGCTCTTGCTTCGATCTTGCTAACCTTGGCAATCAGTATCGACCGCTACATGGCTGTCTGTCGTCCATTTCGACGTCGGAGCACGGTCCGAGCGTCGGGTTTCATGGTAGCGGTGTGTATTTTGGTCGCCATCGTCACGAATATCCCATTCGTCACTTTCAGTGTAGTCCCAGACATAAATTCTGACGGAAGCATCACGTGCATATTATCGGCGCCGAATAAAGTGACTCTCTCGTTCCTTGTTTTGTATCTGGGCCtgtttttcttatcttttgcaACAATTTCTGTCATGTACGGCCTCGTGTACCACTCTTTGCGGAAGAGGGCTAAGATTCACGTCGACCTGATCTACAATGGACACGGTCTTCCTACGGTCAGTCAAGCTGTAGGTATAGGTTCTACTTCGACAGGAAGTGAGACGGAACCACCGGGCAGAGATACTGATACCATTGAAGAAGAAACCGTAATGAAACTTGCAAATACTAGAGACTACGCCCATAATGCCTTTGATAGAAACGATCATTTTCGGACAAGTCCGGTAACTTTGTTTCCGAAAGTAGCCGACGAGGGCCACGATGAAGGTGAGAGCCTTTCCTTAAATGCACGAAACTCTAACCCTCTATCTTCCCCACCACTAGGTTCATCTTCACAGCTCCCTATTCCTGTTGCTGCTCCACCGAAGTCGATTAAGAACAAAAACTATTCTGATCATGGAAGGAAAACTACTCGCATGCTTCTCATCATAACAGCTTTTTTCTTCGTAACGTGGACCCCTAAACTAATTATCCCTAACTTACCAATACTGTTAGCGTGTCGAGCCCCTATCGTCATCAACATTATGTTAGATATCGTGCTCCTCAATCACATCGTTAACTTCTTCGTGTATTATCTTGTCAACAACAGCTTCAGAAATGATGTTAAGGAATCTTTTAAATTTGGTAGATTTGCTAAATAA